Proteins encoded in a region of the Streptomyces sp. NBC_01298 genome:
- a CDS encoding MarR family winged helix-turn-helix transcriptional regulator, which translates to MHGTEDQEFLALERELSVFLRRARASSGEMARELHPELEPAAYGLLVRLEAAGRQRATELAAYFGVGKATMSRQLRALEVLGLLAREPDPADGRAFLVGLTEEGRERFLRVRGARREQYMRKLADWDRGEVAELARLLNQLNAGAE; encoded by the coding sequence GTGCACGGGACCGAAGACCAGGAGTTCCTTGCCCTGGAGCGGGAGCTGTCCGTCTTCCTCCGACGGGCCCGCGCCTCCTCCGGAGAGATGGCGCGCGAGCTGCACCCGGAGCTGGAACCGGCCGCCTACGGGCTCCTCGTGCGGCTGGAAGCCGCCGGACGGCAGCGGGCGACCGAGCTCGCCGCGTACTTCGGGGTCGGCAAGGCCACGATGAGCCGGCAGCTGCGGGCCCTGGAGGTGCTGGGCCTGCTGGCCCGCGAACCGGACCCGGCGGACGGGCGGGCCTTCCTGGTCGGGCTCACGGAGGAGGGCCGGGAGCGCTTCCTGCGCGTCCGGGGTGCCCGGCGCGAGCAGTACATGCGCAAGCTCGCGGACTGGGACCGCGGCGAAGTGGCGGAACTGGCGCGGCTGCTGAACCAGTTGAACGCGGGCGCGGAGTAG
- the lon gene encoding endopeptidase La: MASTSVTLTLPVLPLDDEVVLPGMVVPLDLSDAEVRGAVEAAQAAAGDGKPKVLLVPRVDGKYAGTGVLGTVEQVGRLSDGDPGALIRGRGRIRIGAGTTGPGAALWVEGETVDEVVPDPLPGAVAELVKEYKALATTWLKKRGAWQVVDRVQQIEGVGALADNSGYSPFLTVEQKVELLETADPIARLKLAVKALSDHLAEQDVAESIAKDVQDGVDKVQREFLLKRQLDAVRKELRELSGEQEGEESDDYRARVEAADLPEKVREAALKEVDKLERSSDQSPEGSWIRTWLDTVLELPWNERTEDEYDIRGARAVLDAEHAGLSDVKDRITEYLAVRKRRSERGMGVVGGRRGGAVLALVGPPGVGKTSLGESVAHAMGRKFVRVALGGVRDEAEIRGHRRTYVGALPGRIVRAIKEAGSMNPVVLLDEIDKVGSDFRGDPAAALLEVLDPAQNHTFRDHYLEVELDLSDVVFLATANVLESIPEALADRMELVRLDGYTEDEKVVIARDHLLPRQLERAGLAAEEVVLEEDALRKLAGEYTREAGVRTLERSLARLLRKVASQHELGERELPLRIGADDLRALIGRPHHVPESAQDPAERRTAVPGVATGLAVTGAGGDVLFVEASLADPETGAAGLTLTGQLGDVMKESAQIALSFLRSHGAELELPVADLKDRGVHIHFPAGAVPKDGPSAGITMTTALASLLSGRQVRTDVAMTGEVSLTGRVLPIGGVKQKLLAAHRAGLTTVIIPKRNEADLDDVPAEVLAGLSVHPVTDVRQVLELALAADGVPVVAAA, from the coding sequence ATGGCTTCGACGTCCGTAACGCTCACCCTGCCCGTGCTGCCGCTCGACGACGAGGTCGTGCTGCCCGGGATGGTCGTCCCGCTGGACCTGTCCGACGCCGAGGTGCGGGGCGCCGTCGAGGCGGCCCAGGCCGCCGCCGGGGACGGCAAGCCGAAGGTGCTGCTCGTGCCCCGGGTCGACGGGAAGTACGCCGGCACCGGGGTGCTCGGGACCGTGGAGCAGGTGGGGCGGCTGTCCGACGGGGATCCCGGGGCGCTGATCCGGGGCCGCGGCCGGATCCGCATCGGGGCCGGGACGACCGGCCCCGGGGCCGCGCTCTGGGTCGAGGGCGAGACGGTGGACGAGGTCGTCCCCGATCCGCTGCCCGGGGCCGTGGCCGAGCTGGTCAAGGAGTACAAGGCGCTCGCCACGACCTGGCTCAAGAAGCGCGGGGCCTGGCAGGTCGTGGACCGGGTGCAGCAGATCGAGGGGGTCGGGGCCCTCGCGGACAACTCCGGGTACTCCCCGTTCCTGACCGTCGAGCAGAAGGTGGAGCTGCTGGAGACGGCCGACCCGATCGCGCGGCTGAAGCTCGCGGTCAAGGCCCTCAGCGACCACCTCGCCGAGCAGGACGTCGCCGAGTCCATCGCCAAGGACGTCCAGGACGGCGTCGACAAGGTCCAGCGCGAGTTCCTGCTCAAGCGGCAGCTCGACGCCGTGCGCAAGGAACTGCGCGAGCTCAGCGGGGAGCAGGAGGGCGAGGAGTCCGACGACTACCGGGCCCGCGTCGAGGCCGCCGACCTGCCCGAGAAGGTGCGGGAAGCCGCCCTCAAGGAGGTCGACAAGCTGGAGCGCTCCAGCGACCAGTCCCCGGAGGGGTCCTGGATCCGCACCTGGCTGGACACCGTGCTCGAACTGCCCTGGAACGAGCGGACCGAGGACGAGTACGACATCCGGGGAGCCCGCGCCGTCCTGGACGCGGAGCACGCCGGGCTGAGCGACGTGAAGGACCGGATCACCGAGTACCTGGCGGTGCGCAAGCGCCGCTCCGAGCGCGGGATGGGCGTCGTCGGCGGGCGCAGGGGCGGGGCCGTGCTGGCGCTCGTAGGCCCTCCCGGCGTCGGAAAGACCTCCCTCGGGGAGTCGGTGGCCCACGCCATGGGGCGCAAGTTCGTCCGCGTGGCCCTCGGCGGAGTCCGCGACGAGGCCGAGATCCGCGGGCACCGGCGTACGTACGTGGGCGCGCTGCCCGGCCGGATCGTACGGGCGATCAAGGAAGCCGGGTCCATGAACCCGGTCGTCCTGCTCGACGAGATCGACAAGGTCGGCTCCGACTTCCGGGGCGACCCGGCCGCGGCGCTGCTCGAAGTCCTCGACCCGGCCCAGAACCACACCTTCCGGGACCACTACCTGGAGGTGGAGCTGGACCTGAGCGACGTGGTGTTCCTCGCCACGGCGAACGTGCTGGAGTCCATCCCCGAAGCCCTCGCCGACCGCATGGAACTGGTCCGCCTCGACGGCTACACCGAGGACGAGAAAGTCGTCATCGCCCGCGACCACCTGCTGCCCCGCCAGCTGGAGCGCGCCGGCCTGGCCGCGGAGGAAGTGGTCCTGGAGGAGGACGCGCTGCGCAAGCTGGCGGGCGAGTACACCCGTGAGGCGGGCGTGCGCACCCTGGAGCGTTCCCTCGCCCGGCTGCTGCGCAAGGTGGCCTCCCAGCACGAGCTGGGGGAGCGGGAGCTGCCCCTGCGGATCGGCGCCGACGACCTGCGGGCCCTCATCGGGCGGCCGCACCACGTGCCGGAGTCCGCGCAGGATCCGGCCGAGCGGCGCACCGCGGTACCGGGCGTGGCCACCGGCCTCGCCGTGACCGGGGCGGGCGGTGACGTCCTGTTCGTCGAGGCCTCGCTGGCCGATCCCGAGACGGGCGCGGCCGGGCTCACGCTGACGGGCCAGCTCGGAGACGTGATGAAGGAGTCGGCGCAGATCGCGCTCAGCTTCCTGCGCTCCCACGGCGCCGAGCTGGAACTCCCGGTCGCCGACCTGAAGGACCGGGGCGTGCACATCCACTTCCCGGCGGGCGCGGTGCCCAAGGACGGCCCGAGCGCGGGCATCACGATGACGACGGCGCTGGCCTCGCTGCTGTCGGGCCGGCAGGTCCGCACGGACGTGGCCATGACCGGGGAGGTCTCGCTGACCGGGCGGGTCCTGCCGATCGGCGGGGTCAAGCAGAAGCTGCTGGCCGCGCACCGGGCCGGGCTGACCACCGTCATCATCCCGAAGCGGAACGAGGCCGACCTGGACGACGTTCCCGCGGAGGTGCTGGCGGGGCTGTCGGTCCACCCGGTGACGGACGTACGGCAGGTCCTGGAGCTGGCCCTGGCCGCGGACGGGGTCCCGGTGGTCGCGGCGGCCTGA
- a CDS encoding DUF6817 domain-containing protein produces the protein MTPSDDKHAPTDSPAIALLKEVGAETTKHSGGTLLTHLLRVEALVAAWGGRPALRTAALCHAFYGTDGLPLILLDLSERARLTEAIGTEAEELVYFYASCDREASYPGLSAPDEASAVFRDRFTGEEFVPSPRQRRDFAELTAANELDLAKVNASFRERNGAGLLELFTRWSPLLSEPARRDVTAVLG, from the coding sequence ATGACGCCCAGCGACGACAAGCACGCACCCACCGATTCACCGGCGATCGCCCTGCTCAAGGAGGTGGGGGCGGAGACCACCAAGCACTCGGGCGGGACGCTCCTGACCCACCTGCTGCGCGTCGAGGCACTGGTCGCCGCCTGGGGCGGTCGGCCGGCGCTCCGCACCGCGGCACTGTGCCACGCCTTCTACGGCACCGACGGACTGCCCCTGATACTCCTGGACCTCTCCGAACGGGCCCGCCTCACCGAGGCGATCGGCACGGAGGCCGAGGAGCTCGTCTACTTCTACGCGAGCTGCGACCGCGAGGCCTCCTACCCCGGCCTCTCCGCACCGGACGAAGCGTCGGCGGTCTTCCGGGACCGGTTCACGGGCGAGGAGTTCGTTCCGTCCCCTCGGCAGCGCCGCGACTTCGCCGAACTCACGGCGGCCAACGAGCTGGACCTGGCCAAGGTGAACGCGTCCTTCCGCGAACGCAACGGCGCCGGTCTGCTCGAACTGTTCACCCGGTGGTCCCCCCTGCTGTCGGAGCCGGCCCGCCGCGATGTGACCGCCGTGCTCGGCTGA
- a CDS encoding DUF4097 family beta strand repeat-containing protein, whose protein sequence is MTTKTRPRGTDKAKATATYTAAALAAGLLLTGCSFSLVSRGGDEKTASADATVAEAVTTVDVSDAGSGSIEVVAGTGPGVTVRRTVHYRGDTVPEPAQRISGGVLTLTNGNCSGRCSVDYRLEVPASATVRAGSSSGSVTVAGVAAADVTTSSGSVRADRIAGPLKVRTSSGSIAAEGLAGPGADARSESGDVRLAFAKAPASVAVKTGSGDAKVKVPSAPYALDVSTSSGDREITVPGDPSATARLAVRTSSGDIVISAA, encoded by the coding sequence ATGACCACGAAGACGCGCCCGCGCGGCACCGACAAGGCCAAGGCCACCGCCACCTACACCGCCGCGGCCCTCGCCGCCGGGCTGCTGCTCACGGGCTGCTCCTTCTCCCTCGTTTCGCGCGGGGGCGACGAGAAGACGGCGAGCGCCGATGCCACGGTCGCGGAGGCCGTCACGACGGTCGACGTCTCGGACGCCGGCAGCGGATCCATCGAGGTGGTCGCCGGAACCGGCCCGGGCGTCACCGTCCGCCGCACCGTCCACTACCGCGGCGACACCGTGCCCGAGCCCGCCCAGCGGATCTCCGGCGGCGTCCTGACCCTCACGAACGGCAACTGCTCCGGCCGCTGCTCCGTCGACTACCGGCTGGAGGTGCCGGCCTCCGCGACCGTCCGCGCCGGGAGCTCCAGTGGCAGCGTCACCGTGGCGGGCGTGGCCGCCGCCGACGTCACGACCTCCTCCGGCTCGGTCCGGGCCGACCGGATCGCCGGCCCGCTGAAGGTCCGTACCTCCTCGGGCTCGATCGCCGCCGAGGGGCTCGCCGGGCCGGGCGCGGACGCCCGTTCCGAGTCCGGAGACGTCCGCCTGGCCTTCGCGAAGGCGCCGGCCTCGGTCGCCGTGAAGACCGGCTCGGGCGACGCCAAGGTGAAGGTCCCCTCGGCTCCGTACGCCCTCGACGTCTCCACCAGCTCCGGCGACCGCGAGATCACCGTCCCGGGGGACCCGTCCGCGACCGCCAGGCTGGCCGTACGGACCTCGTCGGGCGACATCGTCATCTCGGCGGCCTGA
- a CDS encoding sulfurtransferase, with translation MEAAHTHAHAHSHAHAHGLVPPGPLVGGSWLAERLGTPGLVVFDASVGAHRDTDRRIPGARPFDLDGALSDHTAAAPHTMPGPAAFAEAMRALGVDDTSTVVAYDGAGIYSSARAWWMLRATGFDRVAVLDGGLPAWLAAGRPVERRRPGYEGPRGSFTARPRAGLLVDAATVSAALADPAAAVLDARTRERFAGAAPEPRPGLRGGHMPGAVSLPFGELQRPDGLMRPAAELRTAFAAAVGERERLYFSCGSGVTACVLALGAELAGYQDLAVYDGSWSEWGVPSPDRPVVAGR, from the coding sequence ATGGAAGCAGCCCACACCCACGCCCACGCCCACTCCCACGCCCACGCCCACGGCCTCGTGCCGCCCGGCCCGCTCGTCGGCGGGAGCTGGCTCGCGGAGCGGCTCGGGACGCCCGGACTCGTCGTCTTCGACGCCTCCGTCGGGGCGCACCGCGACACGGACCGGCGGATTCCGGGAGCCCGCCCCTTCGACCTCGACGGCGCGCTGTCCGACCACACCGCCGCCGCCCCGCACACCATGCCCGGCCCCGCCGCCTTCGCCGAGGCGATGCGTGCCCTCGGCGTCGACGACACCAGCACGGTCGTCGCGTACGACGGCGCCGGGATCTACTCCAGCGCCCGCGCCTGGTGGATGCTGCGCGCCACGGGCTTCGACCGGGTGGCCGTCCTCGACGGCGGGCTGCCCGCGTGGCTCGCCGCCGGGCGGCCGGTGGAGCGGCGCCGACCGGGTTACGAGGGCCCGCGCGGCTCCTTCACGGCCCGGCCCCGCGCCGGGCTGCTGGTGGACGCCGCCACCGTCTCGGCGGCCCTGGCCGACCCGGCCGCCGCGGTGCTCGACGCCCGGACCCGCGAGCGCTTCGCCGGCGCCGCCCCCGAACCCCGCCCGGGCCTGCGCGGCGGCCACATGCCGGGCGCGGTCAGCCTCCCCTTCGGCGAACTCCAGCGCCCCGACGGCCTGATGCGCCCCGCCGCGGAACTCCGTACGGCCTTCGCGGCGGCGGTGGGCGAGCGGGAACGGCTGTACTTCAGCTGCGGATCGGGCGTCACCGCCTGCGTGCTCGCCCTCGGCGCGGAACTCGCCGGGTACCAGGACCTCGCCGTGTACGACGGCTCCTGGAGCGAATGGGGCGTGCCGTCCCCGGACAGGCCCGTCGTGGCGGGTAGGTGA
- a CDS encoding TetR/AcrR family transcriptional regulator, with product MAQDKGRTAPKAATARGGYAVGDARRQRILDTAVEHFAQWGFHASSLARIANDCGITQGGLLHHFRGKEDLLLSVLAQSEQHDVERLFSGPAEELPAVSAHFAAVVALAEENARRPGLVRMYNTLVGESGNPGHPAHAYFRQRYDRVLGYSVDLLRAGVARGEVRPDTDCEAVGRETIAVMDGFQIQWVLDPEGVDMAVLLRGYLDRRLREITVAGAGL from the coding sequence ATGGCACAGGACAAGGGCCGAACGGCCCCCAAGGCGGCGACCGCCCGGGGCGGCTACGCGGTGGGCGACGCTCGTCGGCAGAGGATCCTCGACACCGCCGTCGAGCACTTCGCGCAGTGGGGCTTCCACGCCTCCTCGCTCGCCCGGATCGCCAACGACTGCGGGATCACCCAGGGCGGCCTGCTCCACCACTTCCGCGGCAAGGAGGACCTGCTGCTGTCGGTCCTCGCGCAGAGCGAGCAGCACGACGTCGAGCGGCTCTTCAGCGGGCCCGCGGAGGAGCTGCCCGCGGTCTCCGCGCACTTCGCCGCGGTGGTCGCCCTCGCCGAGGAGAACGCCCGCCGGCCCGGGCTCGTACGGATGTACAACACGCTGGTCGGCGAGTCCGGGAACCCGGGGCACCCCGCGCACGCCTATTTCCGCCAGCGCTACGACCGGGTGCTCGGCTACAGCGTGGACCTGCTCCGGGCGGGCGTCGCGCGCGGGGAGGTACGGCCGGACACGGACTGCGAGGCTGTCGGCCGCGAGACGATCGCGGTGATGGACGGGTTCCAGATCCAGTGGGTGCTGGACCCGGAGGGCGTGGACATGGCGGTCCTGCTCCGCGGCTACCTGGACCGGCGACTGCGGGAGATCACGGTGGCGGGAGCGGGACTGTGA
- a CDS encoding MFS transporter, with amino-acid sequence MPLTQDPGTARDATTDRTNPATPAAAPAHAPVGTPAGTPAGTPADAPAKLIFGLVAAQLGVCIAVFTPIVVTLALRVAQIVPEAERGAALGKVLSVGALLALVGNPLFGALSDRTTSRFGRRRPWLVGGMTVAAVGLTVVGLGSSVTTLLIGWAIAQLGCNAALCMVTACIPDLIPDHQRGRVSGMVGMMLSVSMVAGSFLAQLFTDNMALAFIVPAVVGVLGVCVLAAVMPDRPARAESVAPYGWREFLHSFWVNPRKNPDYSWNFASRFLVFIGIACVTSYQVYFLMDRLGVAEGDVASKMFTTTLVTVGGVVVGSLAGGWLSDATGRRKPFVLASAFVIGVGLLLIATAGTFGMFLFAVAVFGFGEGLYLAVDVALAAAVLPDPETAAKDMGVLNIANALPQSLVPMLAPFVLAIGGGGNYGALFLVGGIAAAVGAALVQLIRSVK; translated from the coding sequence ATGCCGCTCACGCAGGACCCCGGAACCGCACGCGACGCGACCACCGACCGAACCAATCCGGCCACCCCGGCCGCCGCCCCGGCCCACGCCCCGGTCGGCACCCCGGCCGGCACCCCAGCCGGCACCCCCGCCGACGCCCCCGCCAAGCTGATCTTCGGCCTGGTCGCCGCCCAGCTCGGCGTCTGCATCGCCGTCTTCACCCCGATCGTCGTGACCCTGGCCCTGCGCGTGGCCCAGATCGTCCCGGAAGCCGAGCGCGGCGCCGCCCTCGGCAAGGTGCTCTCCGTCGGAGCGCTGCTCGCCCTCGTCGGCAACCCGCTCTTCGGCGCCCTCTCCGACCGCACGACCAGCCGGTTCGGCCGCCGCCGCCCCTGGCTCGTGGGCGGCATGACGGTGGCCGCCGTCGGTCTGACCGTCGTCGGCCTCGGCTCCAGCGTCACCACGCTGCTCATCGGCTGGGCCATCGCGCAGCTCGGCTGCAACGCCGCCCTGTGCATGGTCACCGCCTGCATCCCGGACCTGATCCCGGACCACCAGCGCGGCCGCGTCTCCGGCATGGTCGGCATGATGCTGTCCGTCTCGATGGTCGCGGGCAGCTTCCTCGCGCAGCTCTTCACGGACAACATGGCCCTGGCCTTCATCGTCCCGGCCGTCGTCGGCGTCCTCGGGGTGTGCGTGCTGGCCGCGGTGATGCCCGACCGGCCGGCCCGCGCCGAGTCCGTGGCCCCGTACGGCTGGCGGGAGTTCCTGCACAGCTTCTGGGTGAACCCGCGCAAGAACCCCGACTACTCGTGGAACTTCGCGAGCCGCTTCCTGGTCTTCATCGGCATCGCCTGCGTCACCAGCTACCAGGTGTACTTCCTGATGGACCGCCTCGGGGTCGCCGAGGGCGACGTCGCCTCGAAGATGTTCACCACCACCCTCGTCACCGTCGGCGGTGTCGTGGTCGGCTCCCTCGCCGGCGGCTGGCTGTCCGACGCCACCGGCCGGCGCAAGCCCTTCGTGCTCGCCTCCGCCTTCGTCATCGGCGTCGGGCTGCTGCTGATCGCCACGGCGGGCACCTTCGGGATGTTCCTCTTCGCCGTGGCCGTCTTCGGCTTCGGCGAGGGCCTCTACCTCGCGGTCGACGTGGCGCTCGCGGCCGCCGTCCTGCCCGACCCGGAGACCGCCGCCAAGGACATGGGCGTGCTCAACATCGCCAACGCCCTTCCGCAGTCCCTCGTCCCGATGCTCGCGCCGTTCGTCCTCGCCATCGGCGGAGGCGGCAACTACGGCGCCCTCTTCCTCGTCGGCGGCATCGCGGCGGCCGTCGGCGCCGCCCTCGTACAGCTGATCCGCTCGGTGAAGTGA
- a CDS encoding glycoside hydrolase family 3 protein, which translates to MNATPATPATPAGPLPYRDASLPVDDRVEDLLSRMTLEEKAGQLFHSMLMMNPDGTPVTETDGSILPFTTPELIEDRHLTHFNLLGSYGAREMAIWQNAVQEMAAATRLGIPVTLSTDPRHSFTDNVGASFNAGAFSAWPEAIGLAAIGDPELVFEFADIMRREYLSVGFRVALHPQIDLATEPRWARQSGTFGSDAKLTGELVQAYVRGLQGETLGAASVSAMVKHFPGGGPQKDGEDPHFAHGKEQVYPGGMREHHLEPFKAAIAAGCSQMMPYYGQPIGTDWEEVGFGFNKGVVTGLLREELGFQGIVCTDWGLLTESTIFGEPHPARAWGLEHLSVSERAARALDAGSDQFGGEQCPAVIVEMVRSGRVTEARIDASVRRLLREKFALGLFENPYVDPDAAAETVGRADFTAAGAAAQRRSLTVLTNTGETLPVSGRPKLYVKDVDADVAAAYGDVVSDPAEADLAVLRLRTPHEPRTNIFESFFHSGSLAFPEPELAEILSLLDAVPTLVCINLERAAVIPEIAERAAALIADYGASDAALLDVAFGRAVAAGRLPFELPRSMAAVAASRPDVPNDTANPVFPHGHGLTL; encoded by the coding sequence ATGAACGCCACACCGGCCACCCCTGCCACCCCCGCCGGCCCCCTCCCCTACCGGGACGCCTCCCTCCCCGTCGACGACCGCGTCGAGGACCTGCTCTCCCGCATGACCCTGGAGGAGAAGGCCGGCCAGCTCTTCCACTCGATGCTGATGATGAACCCGGACGGCACCCCGGTCACCGAGACCGACGGCTCGATCCTCCCGTTCACCACCCCCGAGCTGATCGAGGACCGCCACCTCACCCACTTCAACCTCCTCGGCAGCTACGGCGCCCGCGAGATGGCGATATGGCAGAACGCCGTGCAGGAGATGGCCGCCGCCACCCGCCTCGGCATCCCGGTGACCCTGTCGACCGACCCCCGCCACTCCTTCACCGACAACGTCGGCGCCTCCTTCAACGCCGGCGCCTTCTCCGCCTGGCCCGAGGCGATCGGCCTGGCCGCGATCGGCGACCCGGAGCTGGTCTTCGAGTTCGCCGACATCATGCGGCGCGAGTACCTCTCCGTCGGCTTCCGCGTCGCCCTGCACCCGCAGATCGACCTGGCCACGGAGCCCCGCTGGGCCCGCCAGTCGGGCACCTTCGGCTCGGACGCGAAGCTGACGGGCGAGCTCGTCCAGGCGTACGTACGGGGCTTGCAGGGCGAGACGCTCGGCGCGGCCTCGGTCTCCGCGATGGTCAAGCACTTCCCCGGCGGCGGCCCGCAGAAGGACGGCGAGGACCCGCACTTCGCGCACGGCAAGGAGCAGGTCTACCCGGGCGGGATGCGCGAGCACCACCTGGAGCCGTTCAAGGCGGCCATCGCGGCCGGCTGCTCGCAGATGATGCCGTACTACGGCCAGCCCATCGGCACCGACTGGGAAGAGGTCGGCTTCGGCTTCAACAAGGGCGTCGTCACCGGCCTGCTCCGCGAGGAGCTCGGCTTCCAGGGCATCGTGTGCACCGACTGGGGCCTGCTCACCGAGTCGACGATCTTCGGCGAGCCGCACCCGGCCCGTGCCTGGGGCCTGGAGCACCTGAGCGTGTCCGAGCGGGCGGCCCGCGCGCTGGACGCGGGCTCGGACCAGTTCGGCGGCGAGCAGTGCCCCGCGGTCATCGTCGAGATGGTCCGCTCGGGCCGGGTCACCGAGGCCCGGATCGACGCGTCCGTCCGCCGGCTGCTGCGCGAGAAGTTCGCCCTCGGCCTGTTCGAGAACCCGTACGTGGACCCGGACGCGGCGGCCGAGACGGTCGGCCGCGCCGACTTCACGGCGGCCGGCGCGGCGGCCCAGCGGCGCTCCCTGACGGTGCTCACCAACACCGGGGAGACCCTGCCGGTGTCCGGCCGGCCGAAGCTGTACGTCAAGGACGTGGACGCGGACGTCGCGGCGGCGTACGGGGACGTCGTGTCCGACCCGGCCGAGGCGGACCTGGCGGTGCTGCGGCTGCGCACGCCGCACGAGCCCCGCACGAACATCTTCGAGTCCTTCTTCCACTCGGGTTCGCTGGCTTTCCCCGAGCCGGAACTCGCCGAGATCCTGTCCCTCCTGGACGCCGTCCCGACCCTGGTCTGCATCAACCTGGAGCGGGCCGCGGTGATCCCCGAGATCGCGGAGCGGGCGGCCGCGCTGATCGCGGACTACGGCGCCTCCGACGCGGCCCTCCTGGACGTGGCCTTCGGCCGGGCCGTGGCCGCGGGGCGCCTGCCCTTCGAGCTCCCGCGCTCGATGGCGGCCGTCGCGGCCTCCCGCCCGGACGTCCCCAACGACACCGCGAACCCGGTCTTCCCGCACGGCCACGGCCTGACCCTGTAG
- a CDS encoding response regulator transcription factor, whose amino-acid sequence MEQTHTTTHNGAAATPGAQRRVLVVEDDHTIAEAIAARLRAEGFQVQTAADGPAAVAAAEGWLPELLVLDVMLPGFDGLEVCRRVQAQRPVPVLMLTARDDETDMLVGLGVGADDYMTKPFSMRELAARVHVLLRRVERATLAAHAPRGATLRLGDLEIDHAQRRVRVHTEDVHLTPTEFDLLVCLAGTPRAVLSREQLLAEVWDWADASGTRTVDSHIKALRRKIGAERIRTVHGVGYALETPAQP is encoded by the coding sequence ATGGAACAGACGCACACCACCACCCACAACGGCGCCGCGGCCACCCCGGGCGCGCAACGCCGGGTACTCGTCGTCGAGGACGACCACACCATCGCGGAGGCGATCGCGGCCCGGCTGCGCGCCGAGGGCTTCCAGGTGCAGACGGCCGCGGACGGGCCGGCGGCCGTCGCCGCGGCCGAGGGCTGGCTGCCGGAGCTGCTGGTCCTGGACGTCATGCTGCCGGGCTTCGACGGCCTGGAGGTCTGCCGCCGGGTCCAGGCGCAGCGGCCCGTTCCGGTGCTGATGCTCACGGCCCGGGACGACGAGACCGACATGCTCGTGGGCCTCGGGGTCGGCGCCGACGACTACATGACGAAGCCCTTCTCCATGCGCGAGCTGGCCGCGCGGGTCCACGTACTGCTGCGGCGAGTGGAGCGGGCCACGCTGGCCGCGCACGCCCCGCGCGGGGCCACGCTGCGCCTGGGCGATCTGGAGATCGACCACGCGCAGCGCCGGGTCCGGGTGCACACCGAGGACGTGCACCTGACGCCGACGGAGTTCGACCTGCTGGTGTGCCTGGCCGGGACCCCGCGGGCGGTGCTCTCGCGGGAGCAGCTGCTCGCGGAGGTGTGGGACTGGGCCGACGCGTCCGGGACCCGTACGGTCGACAGCCACATCAAGGCGCTGCGCCGGAAGATCGGCGCCGAGCGGATCCGTACGGTCCACGGCGTCGGGTACGCCCTGGAGACCCCGGCGCAGCCGTGA
- a CDS encoding HAMP domain-containing sensor histidine kinase: MLRPFSPFSIKTKLGTLVVVSVFITTGLLMVALRTATEVRFITVFSVIASMLITQFVAHSLTAPLDDMTTVARAISHGDYTRRVRGAGRRDELGDLASTINLMADDLEAVDRHRKELVANVSHELRTPIAALRAVLENVVDGVSAADPETMRTALKQTERLGRLVETLLDLSRVDNGVVPLRARRFEVWPYLSGVLKESGLAAAGRPGLSSGSGGHTRNDVHLHLDVSPPDLTAYADAERLHQVVANLIDNAVKHSPPHGRVTVHARAGDAPGSLELEVRDEGPGIPESERHRVFERFNRGSARGGDGGTGLGLAIARWAVGLHGGHIGVAESSRGCRILVTLPGSSQASS; encoded by the coding sequence GTGCTGCGGCCCTTCTCCCCGTTCTCGATCAAGACCAAGCTGGGCACGCTCGTGGTGGTGTCGGTCTTCATCACCACGGGTCTGCTGATGGTGGCGCTGCGCACGGCCACCGAGGTGCGCTTCATCACGGTGTTCTCGGTGATCGCCTCGATGCTGATCACCCAGTTCGTGGCGCACAGTCTGACGGCGCCGCTGGACGACATGACCACCGTGGCCCGCGCGATATCCCACGGGGACTACACGCGCCGGGTGCGCGGGGCGGGCCGCCGCGACGAGCTGGGCGACCTGGCCTCCACCATCAATCTGATGGCGGACGACCTGGAGGCGGTGGACCGGCACCGCAAGGAGCTCGTGGCGAACGTCTCGCACGAGCTGCGCACCCCGATCGCGGCCCTGCGGGCGGTGCTGGAGAACGTGGTGGACGGGGTCTCCGCGGCCGATCCGGAGACGATGCGCACGGCCCTGAAGCAGACCGAGCGGCTCGGCCGGCTGGTGGAGACCCTGCTGGACCTCTCCCGCGTGGACAACGGGGTGGTGCCGCTGCGGGCCCGCCGCTTCGAGGTGTGGCCCTACCTGTCGGGAGTGCTGAAGGAGTCGGGCCTGGCGGCCGCCGGCCGGCCGGGGCTGTCCTCCGGCTCGGGCGGGCACACCCGCAACGACGTCCACCTGCACCTGGACGTGTCCCCGCCGGACCTGACGGCGTACGCGGACGCCGAGCGGCTGCACCAGGTCGTGGCGAACCTGATCGACAACGCGGTCAAGCACAGCCCCCCGCACGGCCGGGTCACGGTCCATGCCCGGGCGGGCGACGCGCCCGGAAGCCTCGAGCTGGAGGTGCGGGACGAAGGTCCCGGAATTCCGGAGTCGGAGCGCCACCGGGTCTTCGAGCGGTTCAACCGGGGCAGCGCGCGGGGCGGCGACGGCGGTACGGGGCTGGGCCTGGCCATCGCCCGCTGGGCGGTCGGCCTGCACGGGGGCCACATCGGAGTGGCCGAATCATCGCGGGGATGCCGGATCCTTGTCACACTTCCGGGCAGCTCGCAGGCATCGAGTTGA